In Streptomyces sp. P3, one DNA window encodes the following:
- a CDS encoding PQQ-binding-like beta-propeller repeat protein — protein sequence MTQPPPPPPTQPPGQQPPQQGGFGPPQPPQDATPPDSVPQDAVPQDAVPPDSVPQDAPPQAPAPNLSKAPEPQSPPQAPAPVQPQPPAPGQAPQASPTPPPPAPSGPPQPQPGYGYPQAPAGPGGPAAPPAAPGYGYPAQPGAPAPGPSAYGQPQPNPYGQPQPNPYGQPQPSYGQPQTNPYGQQPGYGYPGQPGQPGHGYPGQPTVPMQPQVMGSGGPAGSGRKINAQVAIIVAAVVAIALIVGGGVWYANSDSGGKKEEASSGGANGGGGDKGDTGGGTGGTTSGGSEKAPADPSSDVLFKLAMPVVKKDDSVGVRGSWLTDKAYVKTGVNSITGYDPAKGTKLWSIALPGPVCEASRFATDDHRTAVVFQASTAETARCDQIAAIDLAAGKQLWKKTVTSGDYAIDFDNVTVSANTVAVGSTEGGAAFDIGSGKVLWSPKPADTCYDAGYGGGPKLVAVRKCGAYDNPELHIQTIDPASGKVLSEYKLATGIDYASVVSTEPLVVAADVGDSAGDGSGISDFFSIDNKTGKLRTRISVPGAEYAADCEGITRIEACTGLAVGNDRIYVPTEEHDSSGTYGRANEIVAFDLATGKQTGQRADAGDGYTIYPLRMDGANLIAYKRPPYDKGGQVVSIAGGSFKETVLLQNPATDAVHDLETSLSPEYSEVLFAQGRLYMSEVYVDDSASSGGDPEYLAVGFGGAGG from the coding sequence ATGACCCAGCCGCCGCCCCCGCCCCCGACCCAGCCCCCGGGCCAGCAGCCCCCGCAGCAGGGCGGCTTCGGCCCGCCCCAGCCGCCGCAGGACGCGACGCCCCCGGACTCCGTTCCGCAGGACGCCGTGCCCCAGGACGCCGTGCCCCCGGACTCCGTTCCGCAGGACGCTCCGCCGCAGGCGCCCGCACCGAACCTGTCGAAGGCCCCGGAGCCGCAGTCCCCGCCCCAGGCCCCGGCCCCGGTGCAGCCCCAGCCCCCGGCTCCGGGGCAGGCGCCGCAGGCTTCCCCGACGCCTCCGCCGCCGGCTCCGTCCGGGCCGCCGCAGCCCCAGCCGGGCTACGGCTACCCGCAGGCCCCGGCCGGACCGGGCGGGCCCGCCGCGCCGCCGGCAGCCCCCGGCTACGGCTACCCGGCCCAGCCCGGCGCTCCCGCTCCCGGCCCTTCCGCGTACGGTCAGCCGCAGCCGAACCCCTACGGTCAGCCGCAACCGAACCCCTACGGCCAGCCGCAGCCCTCTTACGGTCAGCCGCAGACGAACCCCTACGGCCAGCAGCCCGGTTACGGCTACCCGGGCCAGCCGGGGCAGCCCGGTCACGGCTACCCGGGGCAGCCGACCGTGCCCATGCAGCCGCAGGTCATGGGCAGCGGCGGCCCGGCGGGTTCCGGCCGGAAGATCAACGCACAGGTGGCGATCATCGTCGCGGCGGTCGTCGCGATCGCGCTGATCGTCGGCGGCGGCGTCTGGTACGCGAACTCCGACAGCGGCGGCAAGAAGGAGGAGGCGAGCTCCGGCGGCGCGAACGGCGGCGGGGGCGACAAGGGGGACACGGGGGGAGGCACCGGCGGCACGACCTCCGGCGGCAGCGAGAAGGCGCCGGCCGACCCCTCCTCCGACGTGCTCTTCAAGCTGGCGATGCCGGTGGTCAAGAAGGACGACAGCGTAGGCGTCCGGGGTTCCTGGCTGACCGACAAGGCGTACGTGAAGACCGGCGTCAACAGCATCACCGGCTACGACCCGGCCAAGGGCACCAAGCTCTGGTCGATCGCGCTGCCGGGCCCGGTGTGCGAGGCCAGCAGGTTCGCCACCGACGACCACCGCACGGCGGTCGTCTTCCAGGCGAGCACCGCGGAGACGGCCCGCTGCGACCAGATCGCGGCGATCGACCTCGCCGCCGGCAAGCAGTTGTGGAAGAAGACGGTCACTTCCGGCGACTACGCGATCGACTTCGACAACGTCACGGTCAGCGCGAACACGGTCGCCGTGGGGAGCACGGAAGGCGGCGCGGCCTTCGACATCGGCTCCGGCAAGGTGCTGTGGTCGCCGAAGCCAGCCGACACCTGCTACGACGCCGGCTACGGCGGCGGGCCCAAGCTGGTGGCGGTGCGCAAGTGCGGGGCGTACGACAACCCCGAGTTGCACATCCAGACCATCGACCCGGCCTCCGGCAAGGTGCTCTCCGAGTACAAGCTGGCCACGGGCATCGACTACGCGTCCGTCGTCTCCACCGAGCCCCTGGTGGTGGCCGCCGACGTCGGCGACAGCGCCGGTGACGGCAGCGGCATCTCGGACTTCTTCTCCATCGACAACAAGACCGGCAAGCTGCGCACCCGCATCTCGGTGCCGGGGGCCGAGTACGCGGCCGACTGCGAGGGCATCACCAGGATCGAGGCCTGCACGGGCCTGGCCGTCGGCAACGACCGCATCTACGTGCCCACCGAGGAGCACGACAGCAGCGGCACCTACGGCAGGGCGAACGAGATCGTCGCCTTCGACCTGGCCACCGGCAAGCAGACCGGCCAGCGCGCGGACGCCGGTGACGGCTACACGATCTACCCGCTGCGCATGGACGGCGCCAACCTGATCGCCTACAAGAGGCCGCCCTACGACAAGGGCGGACAGGTCGTCAGCATCGCAGGCGGCTCCTTCAAGGAGACCGTGCTGCTGCAGAACCCGGCCACGGACGCGGTGCACGACCTGGAGACCAGCCTGTCCCCGGAGTACTCCGAGGTCCTCTTCGCGCAGGGCCGCCTGTACATGTCGGAGGTGTACGTCGACGACAGCGCCTCCTCGGGCGGCGACCCGGAGTACCTCGCGGTCGGGTTCGGCGGCGCGGGCGGCTGA
- a CDS encoding LuxR C-terminal-related transcriptional regulator: MGVRLMVVDDHRLLAEALASALKLRGHRVLAAAAPAAGAAELVITRAPEVCLLGTAAPAEPGVFDPVVRIKRERPQVAVLVLGPVPSPRGIAAAFAAGASGYVRHDERIEGVERAIMKARAGEAAVAPQLLQGAFGELLNPTAQPDDEGQRLLQMLTPREVEVLVRVADGEDTRLIAAGMGIAPSTARTHVQRVLMKLGVGSRLEAAALAARTGLLDRAGPLPHTSRGRATEAE; the protein is encoded by the coding sequence ATGGGAGTGCGGCTGATGGTGGTCGACGACCACCGCCTGCTCGCCGAGGCGCTGGCCTCGGCGCTCAAACTGCGGGGGCACCGGGTGCTCGCCGCGGCGGCGCCGGCCGCGGGGGCGGCGGAACTGGTGATCACCCGCGCGCCCGAGGTGTGTCTGCTGGGCACGGCGGCTCCGGCCGAACCGGGCGTCTTCGACCCCGTGGTCCGCATCAAGCGGGAGCGCCCGCAGGTGGCGGTCCTGGTCCTCGGCCCGGTGCCGAGCCCGCGCGGCATCGCCGCGGCCTTCGCGGCCGGCGCCTCCGGCTACGTACGCCACGACGAGCGCATAGAGGGCGTGGAGCGGGCCATCATGAAGGCACGGGCGGGTGAGGCGGCGGTGGCGCCGCAGCTGTTGCAGGGCGCGTTCGGCGAACTGCTGAACCCGACGGCCCAGCCGGACGACGAGGGCCAGCGCCTGCTGCAGATGCTCACCCCGCGCGAGGTGGAGGTCCTGGTCCGCGTCGCCGACGGCGAGGACACCCGGCTGATCGCCGCCGGCATGGGCATCGCCCCTTCCACGGCACGCACCCACGTCCAGCGGGTCCTGATGAAACTCGGCGTGGGCTCCCGCCTGGAGGCGGCCGCGCTCGCTGCCCGCACGGGTCTCCTGGACCGCGCCGGACCGCTGCCGCACACGTCCCGCGGCCGGGCGACGGAAGCGGAGTAG
- a CDS encoding GNAT family N-acetyltransferase: MPTPELQRINAFLSAFARRQAARVVDLPGGFAVYDDSFAHSHADNQVVVDAAVDPETLPALAERALGHLPFRMVSVLDDDVAVACAEPLVRAGYTHSTLLVMLHTGPVPTDGATAREVDLDALRVPLARRWRGFLPDVDDEVVRHLVDRREARRRGADVVRFLCARTQEGEAASWADLYMDPATGTAQIEDLVTSEAHLRRGHGDAVLSTALRMAADQGCGTRFLTADAADWPRHWYERRGFRVVGRSHCFERS, encoded by the coding sequence ATGCCCACCCCGGAACTGCAGCGGATCAACGCCTTCCTGTCGGCCTTCGCCCGCCGTCAGGCCGCGCGCGTCGTCGACCTCCCGGGCGGGTTCGCCGTGTACGACGACTCCTTCGCGCATTCCCACGCGGACAACCAGGTCGTCGTCGACGCGGCCGTCGACCCCGAGACGCTGCCCGCCCTCGCGGAGCGGGCTCTGGGGCATCTGCCGTTCCGCATGGTCTCCGTCCTCGACGACGACGTCGCCGTCGCGTGCGCGGAGCCGCTGGTCCGGGCCGGGTACACCCACTCCACCCTGCTGGTCATGCTGCACACGGGCCCGGTGCCGACCGACGGCGCAACGGCGCGGGAGGTGGACCTCGACGCGCTCCGCGTCCCCCTCGCCCGGCGCTGGCGGGGCTTCCTCCCGGACGTGGACGACGAGGTCGTCCGCCACCTCGTCGACCGGCGCGAGGCGCGTCGCCGCGGGGCCGACGTCGTCCGGTTCCTCTGTGCCCGCACCCAGGAGGGCGAGGCCGCCTCCTGGGCCGACCTCTATATGGACCCGGCGACCGGTACGGCGCAGATCGAGGACCTGGTCACCTCGGAGGCCCACCTCAGGCGCGGCCACGGCGACGCCGTCCTGAGCACCGCCCTGCGCATGGCCGCCGACCAGGGCTGTGGGACCCGGTTCCTGACCGCGGACGCGGCGGACTGGCCACGCCACTGGTACGAGCGTCGCGGCTTCCGCGTCGTCGGCCGCTCGCACTGCTTCGAACGGAGCTGA
- a CDS encoding sodium:solute symporter family protein, producing the protein MRTPTCLAAELRLPTNWLDYTILGIYFVVVLGIGFAARRSVKTTLDFFLSGRSLPAWITGLAFISANLAATEILGMAANSAQYGAYTVHWYWIGAIPAMVFLGLVMMPFYYGSKVRSVPEMLLLRFDKAAHLLSSILFAFAAILIAGVNLYALAIVVEALLGWPQWVAIVVAGFFVLAYITLGGLSSAIYNEVLQFFVILAALIPLSVLGLKKVGGWDGLTDKLTATHGDDFVTAWGGTGIGSANPLGANWLTIVLGLGFVLSFGYWTTNFAEVQRALSAKNLSAAQRTPLIAAFPKIFIVFLVMIPGLVAAVLVPKIGTADSDLQYNDAIPYLMEQLLPNGVLGIAVTGLLAAFMAGMAANVSSFNTVFTTDIWAKYVVRGREDAYYVRFGRLITAIGVAASVGTAFLASSFSNIMSYLQTLFSFFNVPMFVVFIVGMFWKRASKKSGFWGLLAGTTAAMVNYFVLYKQDVIGIPTDQGANFVSAIAGFVAGAVVMVAVSLFTAPKSDEELQGLVYGTVSPGMAEPPAAGDDAWYRRPALLGWSAVILAALCYIPFSF; encoded by the coding sequence ATGCGAACCCCCACCTGCCTGGCGGCAGAGCTACGGCTCCCCACGAACTGGCTCGACTACACGATCCTCGGCATCTACTTCGTCGTGGTCCTCGGCATCGGCTTCGCCGCCCGGCGCTCGGTGAAGACCACCCTCGACTTCTTCCTCTCGGGCCGCTCGCTGCCCGCCTGGATCACCGGTCTCGCGTTCATCTCGGCGAACCTGGCCGCCACCGAGATCCTGGGCATGGCCGCGAACAGCGCACAGTACGGCGCGTACACCGTGCACTGGTACTGGATCGGCGCCATCCCGGCGATGGTGTTCCTCGGCCTGGTGATGATGCCGTTCTACTACGGCAGCAAGGTCCGCTCGGTCCCGGAGATGCTGCTGCTGCGCTTCGACAAGGCGGCCCACCTGCTGAGTTCGATCCTGTTCGCGTTCGCGGCCATCCTGATCGCCGGGGTGAACCTGTACGCGCTGGCCATCGTCGTCGAGGCGCTGCTGGGCTGGCCGCAGTGGGTGGCGATCGTGGTGGCCGGCTTCTTCGTGCTGGCGTACATCACTCTCGGCGGCCTCTCCTCGGCGATCTACAACGAGGTCCTCCAGTTCTTCGTGATCCTGGCGGCCCTCATCCCGCTGTCCGTGCTGGGCCTGAAGAAGGTGGGCGGCTGGGACGGCCTGACCGACAAGCTGACCGCGACCCACGGGGACGACTTCGTCACCGCCTGGGGCGGCACCGGCATCGGCAGCGCCAACCCGCTCGGCGCGAACTGGCTGACCATCGTGCTGGGCCTCGGCTTCGTGCTGTCCTTCGGCTACTGGACGACGAACTTCGCGGAGGTGCAGCGCGCGCTGTCGGCGAAGAACCTCTCGGCGGCCCAGCGCACCCCGCTCATCGCGGCCTTCCCGAAGATCTTCATCGTCTTCCTGGTGATGATCCCGGGCCTGGTGGCGGCCGTGCTGGTGCCGAAGATCGGCACCGCGGACTCCGACCTCCAGTACAACGACGCCATCCCGTACCTGATGGAGCAGCTTCTGCCGAACGGCGTGCTGGGCATCGCGGTGACGGGTCTGCTGGCGGCGTTCATGGCCGGCATGGCGGCGAACGTGTCGTCGTTCAACACGGTGTTCACCACCGACATCTGGGCGAAGTACGTGGTGCGGGGGCGGGAGGACGCGTACTACGTGCGCTTCGGGCGGCTGATCACGGCGATCGGCGTGGCGGCCTCGGTGGGCACGGCGTTCCTGGCGTCGTCCTTCTCGAACATCATGAGTTACCTGCAGACGCTGTTCAGCTTCTTCAACGTGCCGATGTTCGTGGTCTTCATCGTCGGCATGTTCTGGAAGCGGGCGTCGAAGAAGTCGGGCTTCTGGGGGCTGCTGGCGGGCACCACGGCGGCGATGGTGAACTACTTCGTCCTCTACAAGCAGGACGTCATCGGCATCCCCACCGACCAGGGCGCCAACTTCGTCTCCGCGATCGCGGGCTTCGTGGCGGGCGCGGTCGTGATGGTGGCGGTGTCGCTGTTCACGGCTCCCAAGTCGGACGAGGAGCTCCAGGGCCTGGTCTACGGCACCGTCTCGCCCGGTATGGCCGAGCCGCCCGCGGCGGGCGACGACGCCTGGTACCGCCGGCCCGCGCTGCTGGGCTGGAGCGCGGTGATCCTGGCCGCCCTCTGCTACATCCCGTTCTCGTTCTGA
- the galT gene encoding galactose-1-phosphate uridylyltransferase codes for MKKTSTRLADGRELIYYDRRDDVVRDAVDKRPLEPTVTTSEVRRDPLLGDSVAVASHRQGRTYHPPADECPLCPSEGDRLSEIPDSSYDAVVFENRFPSLAGDSGRCEVVCFTSDHNASFADLTEEQAGLVLDAWTDRTSELSHLPSVEQVFCFENRGAEIGVTLGHPHGQIYAYPFTTPRTALMLRSVAAHKEATGGENLFDAVLERELAGTRVVLEGEHWVAFVPYAAHWPYEVHLYPKRRVPDLLGLDEDARTEFPKMYLELLRRFDRIFGDGESQTPYISAWHQAPFGTLEEFEGVNRDDFGLHLELFTIRRTSGKLKFLAGSESGMNVFINDVPPERAAERLREVAS; via the coding sequence GTGAAGAAGACCTCGACCCGGCTGGCCGACGGTCGTGAGCTGATCTACTACGACCGGCGCGACGACGTGGTGCGCGACGCGGTGGACAAGCGTCCGCTCGAGCCCACGGTCACCACTTCGGAGGTACGGCGCGACCCGTTGCTCGGCGATTCCGTCGCCGTCGCCTCGCACCGGCAGGGGCGCACCTACCACCCGCCGGCCGACGAGTGCCCGCTCTGCCCCTCCGAGGGCGACCGGCTGAGCGAGATCCCGGACTCGTCGTACGACGCCGTCGTCTTCGAGAACCGCTTCCCCTCCCTCGCCGGCGACTCCGGGCGCTGTGAGGTGGTCTGCTTCACCTCCGACCACAACGCGTCCTTCGCCGACCTCACCGAGGAGCAGGCGGGACTCGTCCTCGATGCGTGGACGGACCGGACGTCCGAGCTGTCGCATCTGCCCTCCGTGGAACAGGTGTTCTGCTTCGAGAACCGCGGCGCCGAGATCGGTGTGACGCTGGGTCACCCGCACGGGCAGATCTACGCCTACCCGTTCACCACTCCGCGCACCGCCCTGATGCTGCGTTCGGTCGCGGCGCACAAGGAGGCGACCGGCGGCGAGAACCTCTTCGACGCCGTCCTCGAGCGTGAACTCGCCGGGACGCGGGTCGTCCTGGAGGGTGAACACTGGGTCGCGTTCGTGCCGTACGCCGCCCACTGGCCGTACGAGGTGCACCTCTACCCCAAGCGCCGGGTGCCCGACCTGCTGGGCCTCGACGAGGACGCGCGCACAGAGTTCCCCAAGATGTATCTGGAACTCTTGAGGCGCTTCGACCGGATCTTCGGGGACGGTGAGTCGCAGACGCCGTACATCTCCGCCTGGCACCAGGCGCCGTTCGGCACGCTCGAGGAGTTCGAGGGCGTCAACCGGGACGACTTCGGGCTGCACCTGGAGCTTTTCACCATCCGCCGCACGTCCGGCAAGCTGAAGTTCCTCGCGGGCTCCGAGTCCGGCATGAACGTCTTCATCAACGACGTGCCGCCGGAGCGCGCGGCCGAGCGACTGCGAGAGGTAGCGAGTTGA
- the galE gene encoding UDP-glucose 4-epimerase GalE codes for MSSGKYLVTGGAGYVGSVVAQHLLEAGHEVVVLDNLSTGFREGVPAGAAFVEGDIRDAAEHLDASFDAVLHFAAFSQVGESVVKPEKYWDNNVGGTMALLAAMREAGVRKLVFSSTAATYGEPEQVPIVESAPTRPTNPYGASKLAVDHMISGEAAAHGLGAVSLRYFNVAGAYGAQGERHDPESHLIPLVLQVAQGRREAISVFGDDYPTPDGTCIRDYIHVADLAEAHLLAVAAAEPGEHLICNLGNGNGFSVREVVETVRKVTGHEIPEVVAPRRGGDPAVLVASAATAREQLGWNPSRADLAGIVADAWAFAQQIADSTTRER; via the coding sequence ATGAGCAGCGGCAAGTATCTGGTCACGGGCGGCGCGGGATACGTCGGCAGCGTGGTCGCCCAGCACCTGCTGGAGGCGGGACACGAGGTCGTCGTCCTGGACAACCTCTCCACCGGCTTCCGCGAGGGCGTCCCCGCCGGCGCCGCGTTCGTCGAGGGCGACATCCGCGACGCCGCCGAACACCTCGACGCCTCCTTCGACGCCGTGCTGCACTTCGCCGCGTTCTCGCAGGTCGGCGAGTCCGTCGTGAAGCCCGAGAAGTACTGGGACAACAACGTCGGCGGCACCATGGCGCTGCTCGCCGCGATGCGCGAGGCGGGCGTGCGCAAGCTCGTCTTCTCCTCCACGGCGGCCACCTACGGCGAGCCGGAGCAGGTCCCGATCGTCGAGTCCGCCCCCACGAGGCCGACCAACCCCTATGGCGCCTCCAAGCTGGCCGTCGACCACATGATCAGCGGCGAGGCCGCCGCGCACGGGCTCGGCGCGGTCTCCCTGCGGTACTTCAACGTGGCGGGCGCGTACGGCGCGCAGGGCGAGCGCCACGACCCCGAGTCGCACCTCATCCCGCTCGTCCTCCAGGTCGCGCAGGGCCGCCGCGAGGCCATCTCCGTCTTCGGCGACGACTACCCGACCCCCGACGGCACCTGCATCCGCGACTACATCCACGTCGCCGACCTCGCCGAGGCGCACCTCCTCGCCGTCGCCGCCGCCGAGCCGGGCGAACACCTCATCTGCAACCTCGGCAACGGCAACGGCTTCTCCGTCCGTGAGGTCGTCGAGACGGTCCGCAAGGTCACCGGCCACGAGATCCCCGAGGTCGTGGCCCCGCGCCGCGGCGGGGACCCGGCCGTCCTGGTCGCCTCCGCGGCCACCGCCCGCGAACAGCTGGGCTGGAACCCGTCCCGCGCGGACCTCGCGGGCATCGTCGCGGACGCCTGGGCATTCGCCCAGCAGATCGCCGACAGCACGACGAGGGAGCGGTAA
- the galK gene encoding galactokinase, giving the protein MGAQQVRDGFVELYGAEPEGVWAAPGRVNLIGEHTDYNDGFVMPFALPHTAVAAVSRREDGRLRLHSSDIEGGVVELEPDALTPGSDAGWASYPAGVVWALREAGHPVRGADIHLASTVPTGAGLSSSAALEVVVALALNDLYELGLPGWQLARLCQRAENVYVGAPTGIMDQTASACCESGHALFLDTRDLSQKQIPLDLAAEGMRLLVVDTQVTHAHSGGEYGKRRAGCEKGAALLGVDALRDVPFDGLDAALARLGDDEEVRRLVRHVVTEDERVERVVRLLESGDTRAVGPVLTEGHASLRDDFRVSCPELDLVVETAVAAGALGARMTGGGFGGSAIVLADAADVDTLTKAVEEAFAAAGYKVPRVFEAVPSAGARRLG; this is encoded by the coding sequence ATGGGGGCACAGCAGGTCCGGGACGGCTTCGTCGAGCTGTACGGCGCGGAGCCCGAGGGCGTCTGGGCGGCGCCCGGCCGCGTCAACCTCATCGGTGAGCACACCGACTACAACGACGGCTTCGTGATGCCGTTCGCGCTGCCGCACACCGCGGTCGCGGCGGTCTCGCGGCGCGAGGACGGCCGGCTGCGCCTGCACTCGTCCGACATCGAGGGCGGGGTCGTCGAGCTGGAGCCGGACGCCCTGACGCCCGGGTCGGACGCCGGCTGGGCCTCCTACCCCGCCGGCGTCGTCTGGGCGCTGCGCGAGGCCGGGCACCCCGTCCGGGGCGCGGACATCCACCTCGCCTCGACGGTGCCGACCGGCGCGGGCCTGTCCTCGTCGGCGGCGTTGGAGGTCGTGGTCGCGCTCGCGCTGAACGACCTGTACGAACTCGGGCTGCCGGGCTGGCAGCTGGCCCGGCTGTGCCAGCGCGCGGAGAACGTCTACGTCGGTGCGCCCACCGGCATCATGGACCAGACGGCCTCCGCCTGCTGCGAGAGCGGCCACGCGCTGTTCCTCGACACCCGCGACCTCTCCCAGAAGCAGATCCCGCTCGACCTCGCGGCCGAGGGCATGCGCCTGCTGGTCGTGGACACCCAGGTCACGCACGCGCACAGCGGCGGCGAGTACGGCAAGCGGCGGGCCGGCTGCGAGAAGGGCGCGGCCCTGCTCGGCGTCGACGCGCTGCGCGACGTCCCCTTCGACGGGCTCGACGCGGCACTGGCCCGTCTCGGCGACGACGAGGAGGTCCGCCGTCTGGTCCGGCACGTGGTCACCGAGGACGAGCGCGTCGAACGCGTGGTGCGGCTGCTGGAGTCGGGCGACACCCGGGCCGTCGGCCCGGTCCTCACCGAGGGCCACGCCTCCCTCCGGGACGACTTCCGGGTCTCCTGCCCCGAGCTGGACCTGGTCGTCGAGACCGCCGTCGCGGCCGGCGCCCTCGGCGCGCGGATGACCGGCGGCGGCTTCGGCGGCTCGGCGATCGTCCTCGCCGACGCCGCCGACGTCGACACCCTGACCAAGGCGGTCGAGGAGGCCTTCGCGGCCGCCGGGTACAAGGTCCCGCGCGTCTTCGAGGCGGTGCCGTCGGCGGGCGCCCGCCGGCTGGGCTGA
- a CDS encoding N-acetyltransferase, giving the protein MVCRMFRLETEVDRTRRDLLRSRLLDANTQASPVLRALRDTPAGREAPLHVWASDRAGGLAGGLVGHTWTTWLHVAHLWVDTRHRGAGLGSRLLAEAERVARDERGCTRVRLETWDFQAPDFYRRQGYEVVCVIEDYPPGVTEFTLTKRLTRQPG; this is encoded by the coding sequence ATGGTGTGCCGCATGTTTCGTCTTGAGACAGAAGTCGACAGGACCCGGCGCGATCTTCTCCGTTCACGGCTGCTGGACGCGAACACGCAGGCGTCCCCGGTCCTGCGCGCGCTGCGCGACACCCCGGCCGGACGCGAGGCCCCGCTGCACGTGTGGGCCTCGGACCGCGCGGGCGGGCTGGCCGGCGGGCTGGTGGGCCACACCTGGACGACGTGGCTGCACGTCGCGCATCTGTGGGTCGACACCCGGCACCGCGGCGCGGGGCTGGGTTCCCGGCTCCTCGCGGAGGCGGAGCGCGTCGCCCGCGACGAACGGGGCTGCACCCGCGTACGCCTGGAGACCTGGGACTTCCAGGCGCCGGACTTCTACCGGCGGCAGGGCTACGAGGTGGTGTGCGTGATCGAGGACTACCCGCCGGGCGTCACGGAATTCACGCTGACGAAGCGGCTGACTCGGCAACCGGGGTGA
- a CDS encoding response regulator transcription factor produces MVRIRVLVVDDHRIFAESLAAALAAEPDVDVSAAGSGPAALRSLERAVAEGRRYDVLLVDADLGGQLPGIRPAVPVQEVGEDGPVDGISLVTGVRGAQPHIRIVVLAEKDDPRRAALALQAGASGWVAKDCSLSRLLTVIRGVLRDETHLPAALLTGVLRELTAARKHRTESERLVESLTPREREVLRCMVAGLGRKAVAERLFLSPHTVRTHMQNVLGKLGVHSTLAAVALARRAGVGPADLGQALAGDVVERGGQLA; encoded by the coding sequence GTGGTTCGCATTCGTGTACTGGTCGTCGACGACCACCGTATCTTCGCCGAGTCGCTCGCCGCGGCGCTGGCGGCCGAGCCCGACGTCGACGTGTCCGCGGCCGGCAGCGGCCCGGCGGCGCTGCGCAGCCTGGAGCGCGCGGTCGCCGAGGGGCGCCGGTACGACGTGCTGCTCGTCGACGCCGACCTCGGCGGCCAACTGCCGGGCATACGGCCGGCGGTGCCGGTGCAGGAGGTGGGGGAGGACGGCCCCGTCGACGGGATCTCCCTGGTCACGGGCGTCCGCGGCGCACAGCCCCACATCCGGATCGTCGTCCTCGCCGAGAAGGACGACCCCCGTCGCGCGGCCCTCGCCCTGCAGGCCGGCGCGTCCGGCTGGGTGGCGAAGGACTGCTCGCTGTCGCGTCTGCTGACGGTGATCCGCGGGGTGCTGCGCGACGAGACGCATCTGCCCGCGGCCCTGCTCACCGGCGTCCTGCGGGAGTTGACGGCCGCCCGCAAGCACCGCACCGAGAGCGAGCGGCTGGTGGAGTCCCTCACGCCGAGGGAGCGGGAGGTGCTGCGCTGCATGGTCGCGGGCCTGGGCCGCAAGGCGGTCGCCGAACGCCTGTTCCTCTCCCCGCACACCGTCCGCACCCACATGCAGAACGTGCTCGGCAAGCTGGGCGTGCACTCCACCCTCGCCGCGGTCGCCCTCGCCCGCCGGGCCGGGGTGGGGCCGGCGGACCTGGGGCAGGCCCTAGCCGGGGATGTTGTCGAACGGGGCGGTCAGCTGGCGTAG
- a CDS encoding MarR family winged helix-turn-helix transcriptional regulator: protein MEDEVDRLVAAWRRERPDLDVEPLEVLSRVSRLARHLDRARRLAFSEHQLEPWEFDVLTALRRAGAPYQLSPGQLLTQTLVTSGTMTNRIDRLAKKGLVERLPDPSDRRGVLVRLTDDGKDRADQALAGLLDQERAILAELSPSQRGDLASLLRQLTAPFDNIPG, encoded by the coding sequence ATGGAGGACGAGGTCGATCGGCTGGTCGCAGCGTGGCGCCGGGAGCGCCCGGACCTCGACGTGGAGCCGCTGGAGGTACTCAGCCGGGTGAGCAGACTGGCCCGGCATCTGGACCGGGCACGCCGGCTGGCGTTCTCCGAGCACCAGCTCGAGCCCTGGGAGTTCGACGTCCTGACGGCGCTGCGGCGCGCGGGGGCGCCCTACCAGCTCTCGCCGGGGCAACTGTTGACACAGACGCTGGTCACCTCGGGCACGATGACCAACCGCATCGACCGGCTCGCGAAGAAGGGCCTGGTGGAGCGGCTGCCGGACCCCAGCGACCGGCGCGGGGTGCTGGTCCGCCTCACGGACGACGGCAAGGACCGCGCCGACCAGGCGCTCGCCGGGCTGCTCGACCAGGAGCGGGCGATCCTGGCCGAGCTCTCGCCGTCCCAGCGCGGCGACCTGGCGAGCCTGCTACGCCAGCTGACCGCCCCGTTCGACAACATCCCCGGCTAG